One genomic region from Tripterygium wilfordii isolate XIE 37 chromosome 20, ASM1340144v1, whole genome shotgun sequence encodes:
- the LOC119987463 gene encoding probable trehalose-phosphate phosphatase F isoform X2: MNSNQTSPVLTDPAPVNNSRLSTYSGLLPYPQAGAAFPSGKYVKIPRKKPGKLDDVRSNGWLDAMKSSSPPRKKLIKDFTVEITSDDTDAAHRSWMLKYPSALHSFNQITDYAKNKKIAMFLDYDGTLSPIVDDPDRALMSNDMRSAVRNVAKYFPTAIISGRSRDKVYELVGLAELHYAGSHGMDIMGPVNHLAADDHSNNCIIRSTDQLGKEVNLFQPAREFIPMIDEVFRTLVENTKGIQGSKVENHKFCASVHYRNVDEKIWPTIAQLVHDILKSYPRLRLTHGRKVLEVRPMIDWNKGKAVEFLLDSLGLSKSDDVLPIYIGDDKTDEDAFKVLREKCGGYGILVSPVPKETNAFYSLKDPSEVMKFLESLVRWKSKQEED, encoded by the exons ATGAattcaaatcaaacatctcctGTTCTTACTGATCCTGCGCCAGTAAACAATTCAAGACTAAGCACATATTCAGGCCTCTTGCCTTATCCACAAGCAGGAGCAGCATTCCCCTCTGGGAAGTACGTAAAAATTCCAAGGAAAAAGCCAGGGAAGCTCGATGATGTTCGCTCCAATGGGTGGTTGGATGCCATGAAATCCTCATCACCTCCTCGGAAAAAGCTAATTAAGGATTTCACTGTGGAGATTACTTCTGATGATACTGATGCTGCTCATCGCTCCTGGATG CTCAAGTATCCTTCAGCACTTCACTCTTTTAATCAAATCACAGATTATGCcaaaaacaagaagattgcAATGTTTCTTGATTATGATGGGACTCTTTCACCAATAGTGGATGACCCAGATCGCGCTCTTATGTCCAATGAT ATGCGTTCCGCAGTAAGAAATGTTGCAAAGTATTTCCCTACAGCAataattagtggaagaagtcgTGATAAG GTTTATGAGTTGGTAGGACTAGCAGAACTACATTATGCTGGTAGTCATGGAATGGACATCATGGGACCAGTCAATCACTTGGCCGCTGATGACCATTCAAATAATTGTATAATTAGATCTACTGACCAACTG GGCAAGGAAGTAAATCTGTTCCAGCCCGCTAGAGAATTTATACCTATGATTGATGAG GTTTTTAGAACCCTTGTCGAGAATACCAAAGGAATCCAAGGTTCAAAAGTTGAGAATCACAAGTTCTGCGCCTCTGTACATTACCGTAATGTAGATGAGAAG ATCTGGCCAACTATTGCCCAACTTGTTCATGATATTCTTAAAAGTTACCCTCGTTTACGACTAACTCATGGGCGGAAG GTTTTGGAAGTTCGTCCTATGATTGACTGGAATAAGGGAAAAGCAGTTGAATTTCTGTTGGACTCACTTG GGTTAAGTAAAAGTGATGATGTGCTCCCAATTTACATTGGAGATGATAAAACTGATGAAGATGCATTCAAG GTGTTGCGGGAAAAGTGTGGAGGTTATGGAATTCTGGTGTCTCCAGTCCCAAAAGAAACCAATGCATTTTACTCTCTCAAGGACCCATCAGAG GTCATGAAATTTCTGGAGTCTCTTGTGAGATGGAAGAGTAAGCAGGAAGAAGATTAA
- the LOC119986588 gene encoding transaldolase isoform X3, which produces MSVYLQSPLSSALSSSSSLQRRGVRFTTGSGVSNLLFKFQRSSLPQIRASTGSPSSIGLRTELDAVSSFSEIVPDTVIFDDFEKFPPTAATVSSALLLGICSLPDTIFRNAVDMSLADSGCSELDNPELRLSCFVNKALVNVGGDLVKLVPGRVSTEVDARLAYDTHGIIRKVHDLLTLYYEIDVPAERLLFKIPSTWQGIEASRLLESEGIQTHMTFVYSFAQAAAAAQAGASVIQIFVGRVRDWARNHSGDPEVEAALQRGEDPGLALATKAYNYIHKHGHKSKLMAAAVRNKQDLFSLLGIDYIIAPLKVLQSLKESITAPDEKYSFLRRLSPESAANYNFNEEEVHGNKFKSCRVSC; this is translated from the exons ATGTCAGTCTACTTGCAATCTCCGCTCTCTTCAgctctctcttcctcctcttcgcTTCAG AGAAGAGGAGTGAGGTTCACAACTGGATCGGGAGTTTCCAATCTACTCTTCAAGTTCCAGAGATCATCGCTTCCTCAAATTCGTGCTTCTACTGGCTCCCCTTCCTCGATAG GTTTGAGAACCGAATTGGATGCTGTGTCTAGCTTCAGCGAAATCGTTCCAGACACTGTCATTTTCGATGATTTCGAGAA GTTTCCTCCAACTGCTGCTACTGTCAGCTCTGCGCTTTTATTGGGCATATGCAGTCTTCCTGATACAATATTCAGA AATGCTGTGGATATGTCTTTGGCGGACTCGGGTTGTTCTGAACTTGATAATCCTGAACTGAGATTGTCCTGTTTTGTTAACAAG GCTTTAGTGAATGTGGGAGGGGATTTGGTGAAGCTGGTTCCTGGCCGAGTTTCAACTGAAGTGGATGCACGCCTTGCTTATGACACACATGGAATTATTAGAAAG GTGCATGACTTGTTGACGTTGTATTATGAAATTGATGTTCCCGCTGAGCGCTTGTTATTTAAGATTCCTTCGACTTGGCAA GGCATAGAGGCATCAAGACTGTTGGAATCTGAGGGCATACAGACACATATGACTTTTGTTTATAG CTTTGCTCAAGCTGCAGCTGCGGCCCAAGCTGGTGCGTCTGTTATACAGATATTTGTTGGCCGCGTCAGG GATTGGGCTCGCAATCATTCTGGTGACCCTGAGGTAGAAGCTGCTCTTCAAAGAGGAGAAGATCCTGGCTTGGCTTTG GCTACAAAGGCTTATAATTACATTCACAAACATGGACATAAATCAAAGTTGATGGCCGCTGCAGTTCGTAACAAGCAAGATTTGTTCAGTCTTCTAGG GATTGACTACATTATCGCACCATTAAAGGTATTGCAGTCTCTCAAGGAATCCATCACAGCTCCtgatgaaaagtactctttttTAAGGAGGCTTTCCCCAGAGTCTGCTGCCAACTACAATTTCAATGAAGAAGAG
- the LOC119987463 gene encoding probable trehalose-phosphate phosphatase F isoform X1 has protein sequence MEMNSNQTSPVLTDPAPVNNSRLSTYSGLLPYPQAGAAFPSGKYVKIPRKKPGKLDDVRSNGWLDAMKSSSPPRKKLIKDFTVEITSDDTDAAHRSWMLKYPSALHSFNQITDYAKNKKIAMFLDYDGTLSPIVDDPDRALMSNDMRSAVRNVAKYFPTAIISGRSRDKVYELVGLAELHYAGSHGMDIMGPVNHLAADDHSNNCIIRSTDQLGKEVNLFQPAREFIPMIDEVFRTLVENTKGIQGSKVENHKFCASVHYRNVDEKIWPTIAQLVHDILKSYPRLRLTHGRKVLEVRPMIDWNKGKAVEFLLDSLGLSKSDDVLPIYIGDDKTDEDAFKVLREKCGGYGILVSPVPKETNAFYSLKDPSEVMKFLESLVRWKSKQEED, from the exons ATGGAGATGAattcaaatcaaacatctcctGTTCTTACTGATCCTGCGCCAGTAAACAATTCAAGACTAAGCACATATTCAGGCCTCTTGCCTTATCCACAAGCAGGAGCAGCATTCCCCTCTGGGAAGTACGTAAAAATTCCAAGGAAAAAGCCAGGGAAGCTCGATGATGTTCGCTCCAATGGGTGGTTGGATGCCATGAAATCCTCATCACCTCCTCGGAAAAAGCTAATTAAGGATTTCACTGTGGAGATTACTTCTGATGATACTGATGCTGCTCATCGCTCCTGGATG CTCAAGTATCCTTCAGCACTTCACTCTTTTAATCAAATCACAGATTATGCcaaaaacaagaagattgcAATGTTTCTTGATTATGATGGGACTCTTTCACCAATAGTGGATGACCCAGATCGCGCTCTTATGTCCAATGAT ATGCGTTCCGCAGTAAGAAATGTTGCAAAGTATTTCCCTACAGCAataattagtggaagaagtcgTGATAAG GTTTATGAGTTGGTAGGACTAGCAGAACTACATTATGCTGGTAGTCATGGAATGGACATCATGGGACCAGTCAATCACTTGGCCGCTGATGACCATTCAAATAATTGTATAATTAGATCTACTGACCAACTG GGCAAGGAAGTAAATCTGTTCCAGCCCGCTAGAGAATTTATACCTATGATTGATGAG GTTTTTAGAACCCTTGTCGAGAATACCAAAGGAATCCAAGGTTCAAAAGTTGAGAATCACAAGTTCTGCGCCTCTGTACATTACCGTAATGTAGATGAGAAG ATCTGGCCAACTATTGCCCAACTTGTTCATGATATTCTTAAAAGTTACCCTCGTTTACGACTAACTCATGGGCGGAAG GTTTTGGAAGTTCGTCCTATGATTGACTGGAATAAGGGAAAAGCAGTTGAATTTCTGTTGGACTCACTTG GGTTAAGTAAAAGTGATGATGTGCTCCCAATTTACATTGGAGATGATAAAACTGATGAAGATGCATTCAAG GTGTTGCGGGAAAAGTGTGGAGGTTATGGAATTCTGGTGTCTCCAGTCCCAAAAGAAACCAATGCATTTTACTCTCTCAAGGACCCATCAGAG GTCATGAAATTTCTGGAGTCTCTTGTGAGATGGAAGAGTAAGCAGGAAGAAGATTAA
- the LOC119987463 gene encoding probable trehalose-phosphate phosphatase G isoform X3, whose product MEMNSNQTSPVLTDPAPVNNSRLSTYSGLLPYPQAGAAFPSGKYVKIPRKKPGKLDDVRSNGWLDAMKSSSPPRKKLIKDFTVEITSDDTDAAHRSWMLKYPSALHSFNQITDYAKNKKIAMFLDYDGTLSPIVDDPDRALMSNDVYELVGLAELHYAGSHGMDIMGPVNHLAADDHSNNCIIRSTDQLGKEVNLFQPAREFIPMIDEVFRTLVENTKGIQGSKVENHKFCASVHYRNVDEKIWPTIAQLVHDILKSYPRLRLTHGRKVLEVRPMIDWNKGKAVEFLLDSLGLSKSDDVLPIYIGDDKTDEDAFKVLREKCGGYGILVSPVPKETNAFYSLKDPSEVMKFLESLVRWKSKQEED is encoded by the exons ATGGAGATGAattcaaatcaaacatctcctGTTCTTACTGATCCTGCGCCAGTAAACAATTCAAGACTAAGCACATATTCAGGCCTCTTGCCTTATCCACAAGCAGGAGCAGCATTCCCCTCTGGGAAGTACGTAAAAATTCCAAGGAAAAAGCCAGGGAAGCTCGATGATGTTCGCTCCAATGGGTGGTTGGATGCCATGAAATCCTCATCACCTCCTCGGAAAAAGCTAATTAAGGATTTCACTGTGGAGATTACTTCTGATGATACTGATGCTGCTCATCGCTCCTGGATG CTCAAGTATCCTTCAGCACTTCACTCTTTTAATCAAATCACAGATTATGCcaaaaacaagaagattgcAATGTTTCTTGATTATGATGGGACTCTTTCACCAATAGTGGATGACCCAGATCGCGCTCTTATGTCCAATGAT GTTTATGAGTTGGTAGGACTAGCAGAACTACATTATGCTGGTAGTCATGGAATGGACATCATGGGACCAGTCAATCACTTGGCCGCTGATGACCATTCAAATAATTGTATAATTAGATCTACTGACCAACTG GGCAAGGAAGTAAATCTGTTCCAGCCCGCTAGAGAATTTATACCTATGATTGATGAG GTTTTTAGAACCCTTGTCGAGAATACCAAAGGAATCCAAGGTTCAAAAGTTGAGAATCACAAGTTCTGCGCCTCTGTACATTACCGTAATGTAGATGAGAAG ATCTGGCCAACTATTGCCCAACTTGTTCATGATATTCTTAAAAGTTACCCTCGTTTACGACTAACTCATGGGCGGAAG GTTTTGGAAGTTCGTCCTATGATTGACTGGAATAAGGGAAAAGCAGTTGAATTTCTGTTGGACTCACTTG GGTTAAGTAAAAGTGATGATGTGCTCCCAATTTACATTGGAGATGATAAAACTGATGAAGATGCATTCAAG GTGTTGCGGGAAAAGTGTGGAGGTTATGGAATTCTGGTGTCTCCAGTCCCAAAAGAAACCAATGCATTTTACTCTCTCAAGGACCCATCAGAG GTCATGAAATTTCTGGAGTCTCTTGTGAGATGGAAGAGTAAGCAGGAAGAAGATTAA